One window of the Macadamia integrifolia cultivar HAES 741 unplaced genomic scaffold, SCU_Mint_v3 scaffold2369, whole genome shotgun sequence genome contains the following:
- the LOC122066392 gene encoding cytochrome P450 94A1-like: MLQLELSTTLLLFFLPFFFLFSIKSFFTFATKSNKSSSSPVTKLPRSYPLIGSTLTISANRERFNQWITELIQNTNPTHHGTVILDRSLGRRHLITTNPANVQHILKTQFYLYPKGNFSHDYLFSFLGSGIFNTDGENWKFQRQISSHAFNTKSLKKFVETVVEAELSDRLLPLFSTSTTQKSVLDLQDILQRFAFDNICKIAFGFDPGYLSPSFPQPETEFAVAFEEATQLSIKRFGSIFRGLWKVKRAFDVGSEKKLRIAVSKVRDYATSIVREKKKELEEKSSIETEDLLSRILNSGHVDETFVTDMVISFILAGRDTTSAALTWFFWLISRNPHTEKEILKEIGKEKPEGFNHYDEAKDMVYTHAALCESMRLYPPVPSDGKEAARDDVLPDGNIVKKGMQVTYHPYAMGRMESLWGKDWAEFCPERWLEKEEITGKWKFVGRDSYTFSVFQAGPRICLGKDMAFLQMKGVVAGVMRQFRVVPVDTGFEPVFVSYLTAKMKGGFPVRIEERGGE; the protein is encoded by the coding sequence ATGTTACAGCTTGAGCTTTCGACtacccttctcctcttctttcttccattctttttccttttctccatcAAATCTTTCTTCACTTTTGCAACCAAGTCCAATAAATCATCTTCATCTCCTGTAACAAAGCTTCCAAGATCCTATCCTTTAATAGGCTCAACTCTCACCATTTCTGCAAACAGAGAGAGATTCAATCAATGGATCACAGAGCTTATTCAGAACACTAATCCAACTCATCATGGAACTGTCATCCTTGATCGATCTCTCGGCCGACGCCATCTCATAACTACCAATCCCGCTAATGTCCAACACATCCTTAAAACCCAATTCTACCTCTACCCAAAAGGCAATTTCTCTCATGATTACCTCTTTAGTTTTCTTGGTTCTGGCATCTTCAACACAGATGGTGAGAACTGGAAATTCCAGAGACAGATCTCTAGCCATGCTTTCAATACCAAATCCCTCAAGAAATTCGTCGAGACAGTGGTTGAGGCAGAGCTTTCTGATcgccttcttcctctcttctccacGTCCACCACTCAAAAATCCGTTCTTGATCTGCAAGATATACTTCAAAGATTTGCATTTGATAATATCTGCAAAATTGCTTTTGGGTTCGACCCAGGTTATCTTTCCCCTTCATTCCCACAACCAGAAACAGAGTTTGCAGTCGCATTTGAAGAAGCTACACAACTAAGCATTAAgcgatttggttcaattttcagAGGTTTATGGAAGGTGAAAAGGGCATTTGATGTTGGGTCAGAGAAGAAATTGCGAATAGCAGTTTCAAAAGTTCGCGATTACGCCACTTCTATtgtaagagaaaagaagaaagagttaGAAGAGAAATCTTCAATAGAAACAGAGGATCTTCTCTCAAGAATCTTGAATTCCGGCCATGTAGATGAGACTTTCGTTACAGACATGGTCATCAGCTTCATCTTAGCTGGTCGTGATACTACATCTGCCGCATTGACATGGTTCTTCTGGTTAATTTCCAGGAATCCCCATACAGAAAAGGAGATTCTGAAGGAGATTGGAAAAGAAAAGCCTGAAGGGTTTAATCATTACGATGAAGCGAAGGACATGGTATACACCCACGCAGCTCTCTGCGAGAGCATGAGGCTCTACCCTCCAGTCCCTTCTGATGGTAAAGAAGCAGCAAGAGACGATGTGTTACCAGATGGGAATATAGTGAAGAAAGGAATGCAAGTGACATATCATCCCTATGCGATGGGGAGGATGGAGTCATTGTGGGGGAAAGATTGGGCTGAGTTCTGCCCTGAGAGGTGGTTGGAGAAAGAGGAGATTACCGGAAAATGGAAGTTTGTGGGAAGGGATTCATACACATTTTCAGTGTTCCAAGCAGGGCCAAGGATTTGTTTAGGGAAGGATATGGCATTCTTGCAGATGAAGGGGGTGGTGGCCGGAGTTATGAGACAGTTTAGGGTGGTGCCGGTGGACActggttttgagccggtttttgTGTCCTACTTGACTGCTAAAATGAAAGGAGGTTTCCCGGTGAGGATTGAGGAGAGGGGTGGAGAGTGA